A single Marinobacter sp. es.042 DNA region contains:
- a CDS encoding cytochrome c oxidase subunit 3 yields MADNQTYYVPEQSKWPIVATIGLGVTLYGVASIMVNGKQGDSTTGAWIMFWIGALIMAYMLFGWFGAVIKESRAGLYSDQMDRSFRWGMSWFIFSEVMFFAAFFGALFYIRVFAVPWLGGEGDRGSSNMLWEGFQSTWPLINNPSPEAYPGPKEVISAWGLPLMNTILLVTSSFTVTVAHHALKAGNRAKTKLWLAATIALAVVFMFVQGYEYLHAYRDLDLTLQSGIYGSTFFMLTGFHGAHVMLGTLMLAIMLVRISKGHFTADNHFGFEATAWYWHFVDVVWLGLFVFVYII; encoded by the coding sequence ATGGCGGATAACCAGACCTATTACGTTCCGGAACAGAGCAAGTGGCCTATTGTCGCCACGATTGGCCTTGGGGTAACCCTTTACGGGGTGGCCTCAATCATGGTGAATGGCAAACAGGGGGACAGCACAACCGGTGCCTGGATCATGTTCTGGATTGGTGCCCTGATTATGGCCTACATGCTGTTCGGGTGGTTTGGAGCCGTCATCAAAGAGAGTCGGGCGGGACTCTACAGTGATCAGATGGATCGCTCGTTCCGCTGGGGGATGAGTTGGTTCATTTTCTCAGAGGTGATGTTTTTCGCTGCGTTTTTCGGTGCTTTGTTCTACATCAGGGTGTTTGCGGTGCCTTGGCTTGGTGGAGAGGGTGACCGCGGTTCCTCGAACATGTTGTGGGAGGGCTTTCAGTCGACCTGGCCTCTTATCAACAATCCCAGCCCGGAAGCTTATCCTGGACCCAAGGAGGTTATCAGCGCCTGGGGCCTGCCTTTGATGAACACTATCTTGCTGGTGACGTCGTCATTTACGGTAACTGTGGCGCACCATGCATTGAAGGCAGGTAATCGGGCGAAAACCAAACTGTGGCTGGCTGCAACCATCGCTCTTGCCGTGGTCTTCATGTTTGTTCAGGGCTATGAATACCTCCATGCCTACCGTGATCTCGACCTGACCCTGCAATCCGGCATCTATGGCAGTACGTTCTTTATGTTGACTGGCTTCCACGGTGCCCATGTGATGCTTGGCACATTGATGCTCGCCATTATGCTGGTGCGAATCAGCAAGGGCCATTTCACGGCCGACAATCATTTTGGTTTCGAGGCGACCGCGTGGTATTGGCATTTTGTGGACGTGGTCTGGCTGGGCTTGTTCGTGTTCGTTTACATCATCTGA
- a CDS encoding SCO family protein: MKSSSSIRLTLFCLLLIVVLIFGLVVGRQVFLVGNQEPIPAPELTEFNTYVYDQPRQLAEFTLTDENGETVTRESLRGRWTIAFVGYTNCPDICPAAMANLRQTDKLLSKELPQPDYLLVSADPEHDTPEKLKAYTDFFGENFHGLTGDLDTLRELAKSLNAVFVHREVDGELLVDHSGHFALLNPDGELAAVIQPPHNPHNLAEAFERIYQWAKANRERVSS; encoded by the coding sequence ATGAAAAGCTCAAGCTCTATTCGCCTTACCCTGTTCTGCCTTCTGCTAATCGTTGTTCTGATCTTTGGGCTGGTTGTTGGACGGCAGGTATTTCTGGTGGGTAACCAGGAACCGATTCCGGCGCCGGAGCTGACGGAGTTCAATACGTATGTCTATGATCAGCCTCGTCAATTGGCAGAGTTCACGCTGACGGATGAGAACGGTGAAACCGTCACCCGGGAGAGCCTGAGGGGGCGCTGGACCATCGCATTCGTAGGCTACACCAATTGCCCGGATATCTGCCCGGCGGCCATGGCCAATTTGCGCCAGACCGACAAGCTGCTGTCGAAGGAATTGCCCCAGCCTGACTATCTGCTGGTCAGCGCTGACCCGGAGCACGACACGCCGGAGAAACTCAAAGCCTACACGGACTTCTTCGGTGAAAATTTCCATGGTCTGACCGGAGATCTGGACACCCTGCGGGAACTGGCCAAAAGCCTGAACGCGGTGTTTGTCCATCGTGAGGTCGATGGTGAGCTGCTGGTGGATCACAGCGGCCATTTTGCGCTGCTGAACCCCGACGGCGAACTTGCCGCTGTGATCCAGCCGCCCCATAATCCGCACAACCTGGCCGAGGCCTTTGAGCGGATTTACCAGTGGGCAAAGGCCAATCGTGAACGGGTGAGCTCCTGA
- a CDS encoding cytochrome c oxidase assembly protein has translation MAEQQANNAGARRGNARVVGWCMAGVVGMFAFGFAMVPLYDVFCEITGINGKTGGRYESTEVAEADVTRTVKVQFLASNGPGMTWKFRPVVRSVDVHPGEPTTVNFYAENPTSEPMVGQAVPSLAPSEGTLYFHKTECFCFNQQPLEAGESTEMPLIFIVDKDLPAHITKLTLSYTLYDQGKQVSAAQNSRKETTTNDNG, from the coding sequence ATGGCAGAACAACAGGCAAACAATGCCGGAGCCCGCAGGGGCAATGCTCGAGTGGTGGGCTGGTGCATGGCCGGCGTGGTCGGCATGTTTGCCTTTGGGTTTGCCATGGTGCCTCTGTACGACGTGTTCTGCGAAATTACCGGGATTAACGGTAAGACCGGGGGGCGGTACGAATCCACCGAGGTGGCAGAGGCGGACGTGACCCGAACGGTCAAGGTTCAGTTTCTCGCCTCCAACGGACCGGGGATGACCTGGAAATTCCGCCCGGTTGTGCGGTCGGTGGATGTTCACCCCGGTGAGCCGACCACGGTGAATTTCTATGCCGAAAACCCGACAAGTGAGCCAATGGTAGGCCAGGCGGTTCCGAGCCTCGCGCCTTCGGAGGGGACGCTGTATTTTCATAAGACCGAGTGCTTCTGCTTTAACCAACAGCCACTTGAAGCGGGTGAAAGTACTGAAATGCCTCTGATCTTTATCGTCGACAAGGACTTGCCGGCGCATATCACCAAACTTACTCTGTCTTACACGCTCTACGATCAGGGTAAACAGGTGTCGGCAGCACAAAACTCCCGGAAAGAAACAACAACAAACGACAACGGATAA
- a CDS encoding COX15/CtaA family protein — MAKWATFAVLLAVVVIMLGAWTRLVHAGLGCPDWPGCYGFLTVPQSESSIAIANARFPDTPVDVRKGWPEMIHRYAAGILGLVVFGMAAYAVRNRRQGVPVKLPLFIAGFIILQGAFGMWTVTLKLWPQVVALHLLGGFTTLSLLALLAFRLRRQARQTQDREPPPSTALSGFRPWLYGGLLLVVMQIALGAWTAANYAAVACTDLPTCQGQWWPEGMDFKHGFDVTQHVGPNYLGGQLTADGRVAIHVTHRLGAVVVLFYFTALLALMWRRRGESWLDNAIKLVAVLLGVQILLGLANVIFHIPLSIAVAHNAMGAGLLLSVIHLIWRHQLLLEPHSVPATHTTTMNQEVTA; from the coding sequence ATGGCCAAATGGGCCACTTTCGCTGTTCTGTTGGCGGTTGTTGTCATCATGTTGGGTGCCTGGACCCGTCTTGTGCATGCCGGGTTGGGGTGTCCGGACTGGCCCGGATGCTATGGCTTCCTGACCGTACCCCAGAGCGAATCCAGCATTGCCATTGCGAATGCCCGTTTCCCGGATACGCCCGTGGACGTGCGAAAAGGCTGGCCCGAAATGATTCACCGCTATGCTGCCGGGATTCTGGGGCTTGTTGTTTTTGGTATGGCGGCCTATGCGGTTCGTAACCGGCGCCAGGGTGTTCCGGTAAAGTTGCCTTTGTTTATCGCCGGTTTCATCATTCTTCAGGGCGCTTTCGGCATGTGGACAGTGACCCTGAAACTGTGGCCCCAGGTGGTGGCGCTGCACCTGCTTGGCGGATTTACCACCCTGAGTCTGCTGGCGCTGCTGGCATTCAGGTTGCGACGTCAGGCCAGGCAGACGCAGGATCGGGAACCACCGCCATCAACTGCCCTGTCGGGTTTCCGGCCCTGGCTTTATGGCGGGCTCCTGTTAGTGGTGATGCAGATTGCCCTGGGGGCCTGGACAGCGGCCAACTACGCGGCCGTTGCCTGTACCGATCTGCCAACCTGCCAGGGACAGTGGTGGCCTGAGGGTATGGATTTCAAGCATGGTTTCGACGTAACCCAGCACGTGGGCCCCAACTATCTGGGAGGCCAGCTTACCGCGGACGGGCGGGTGGCGATCCATGTTACCCACAGGCTTGGTGCCGTGGTGGTACTGTTTTATTTCACGGCATTGCTGGCGTTGATGTGGCGGCGACGAGGGGAGTCCTGGCTCGACAACGCCATTAAGCTGGTGGCGGTTCTGCTAGGTGTCCAGATCCTGCTGGGTCTGGCCAATGTGATTTTCCATATTCCCCTGTCCATCGCCGTGGCCCATAACGCCATGGGCGCAGGACTCCTTCTTTCAGTCATTCACCTGATCTGGCGGCATCAGCTATTACTCGAACCACATAGCGTCCCGGCAACACACACAACAACAATGAATCAGGAGGTTACGGCATGA
- the cyoE gene encoding heme o synthase — translation MSEQVEALPAQAIASDSRTTISWRDYLELTKPRVVALMILTSVIGMLLAAPGVPGWGVLVWGNLGIALLAGAAAVVNHVVDQKIDTVMARTRKRPVATGKISPLDAILFATILACVGMAVLMWQVNHLTAWLTLASLVGYAGVYTLFLKRATPQNITIGGLAGAMPPLLGWTAVTGQVEGHALLLVLIIFAWTPPHFWALAIHRKEEYAKAGIPMLPVTHGNKFTELHILLYTLMLLAVSLLPFVTGMSGGIYLVGALALGLRFLQYAVRLLKGDDRRVALNTFKYSITYLMALFVVLLVDHFVFF, via the coding sequence ATGAGCGAGCAAGTGGAAGCACTGCCGGCCCAGGCAATTGCGAGCGACTCCAGAACAACCATTTCCTGGCGTGACTATCTGGAGCTGACCAAGCCCAGGGTTGTCGCGCTGATGATCCTTACCTCTGTGATCGGCATGTTGCTGGCGGCGCCAGGCGTGCCCGGTTGGGGCGTGTTGGTCTGGGGCAATCTGGGTATTGCCCTGCTTGCCGGCGCGGCTGCGGTGGTCAACCATGTGGTAGACCAGAAAATTGACACCGTCATGGCTCGCACCCGCAAGCGCCCGGTGGCCACAGGCAAGATCTCACCTCTGGATGCGATCCTGTTCGCAACGATACTCGCGTGTGTTGGTATGGCCGTGCTGATGTGGCAGGTGAACCACCTCACTGCCTGGCTGACCCTCGCCTCCCTGGTGGGTTACGCCGGTGTCTATACCCTGTTCCTCAAGCGGGCTACGCCCCAGAACATCACCATCGGTGGCCTTGCCGGGGCCATGCCACCGCTGTTGGGCTGGACCGCTGTGACCGGCCAGGTTGAGGGCCACGCTCTGCTGCTGGTGCTGATCATTTTTGCCTGGACCCCGCCGCATTTCTGGGCTCTGGCTATCCATCGCAAGGAAGAGTACGCCAAGGCGGGCATTCCCATGCTGCCGGTCACCCATGGCAACAAGTTCACCGAGCTGCACATCCTGCTCTACACCCTGATGTTGCTGGCAGTCAGTCTGCTACCTTTTGTCACAGGCATGTCCGGCGGTATCTACCTGGTGGGCGCCCTGGCCCTTGGCCTGCGCTTTCTGCAGTATGCGGTAAGGCTGTTGAAGGGTGATGATCGGCGGGTGGCCCTGAATACCTTCAAGTATTCCATCACTTACCTCATGGCCCTGTTTGTGGTATTGCTTGTGGATCATTTTGTATTTTTCTAA
- the hrpB gene encoding ATP-dependent helicase HrpB — MLPIDAILPDLKAALERATTLLLQAPPGAGKTTRVPVALLDAPWRSDGKILMLEPRRLAARSAARFMARQLNEQPGQTVGYRTRLDTRVSAATRIEVVTEGILTRLIQADPMLEEYAAVIFDEFHERSLQADLGLALVRESQHALREDLRLLVMSATLDTGPIAQVLGDVPVITSEGRAFPVDVHYRPLPRNGRMVDQVTAVVREALADQSGSLLVFLPGVGEIRRVEQQLRANLPDRVMLAPLYGNLKSEQQDQAISPSSEGQRKVVLATAIAETSLTIEGVRVVIDCGQQRRAVFDPNSGMTRLVTGRVSRASAEQRKGRAGRMEPGVCYRLWSESEQFGLADYTPPEILEADLAPLVLELAQWGAREADAVAWIDKPPAAHWRQAVALLQWLDLLDSGGAITDHGKAARELGIHPRLAHMVLKGRSIGLGGAAAAVAALLEERDLLGSGAGADMHERVRVFFGERRDRTLDVARLKAVRQSARRLSGPGATEATPPTEAEIGRLLSLAYPDRIARRRSDKAARYQLSNGKGAVLREGDPLARHEWLVAAELDGQAREATIYLAAPVDIPDLELDLADHIQEIEEALWDDSQGKILARRARKLGELVLEEKPLGRVDPELVRQGLLSAIRKKGLESLPWSDGSRQWRARMRLLARTFPDSGWPDTDDAALLDNLEVWLGPFLVGMTRWSDLARIDLLAALNSLIDYPAQQQLQSLAPTRLTIPTGQQVSLDYTADNGPVLAAKLQALFGWKETPAVAGGRVPVVLHLLSPAQRPLAVTADLASFWRNAYPEVRKDMHGRYPKHPWPEDPFTAEAQQGTKKRPTR, encoded by the coding sequence ATGCTCCCTATTGATGCCATTCTTCCAGACCTGAAAGCGGCCCTGGAACGCGCGACTACCTTACTTCTGCAGGCCCCGCCCGGTGCCGGTAAAACCACCCGTGTGCCTGTTGCCCTTCTGGATGCGCCCTGGCGCAGTGACGGCAAGATCCTGATGCTGGAGCCCCGTCGGCTTGCAGCTCGCTCTGCCGCCCGGTTCATGGCCCGGCAACTCAATGAACAGCCCGGCCAGACGGTAGGCTATCGCACAAGGCTGGATACCCGTGTGTCCGCGGCCACCCGGATCGAAGTCGTGACCGAAGGCATCCTGACCCGGCTGATCCAGGCGGATCCGATGCTGGAGGAGTACGCGGCGGTCATCTTTGATGAGTTCCATGAGCGCTCTCTGCAAGCGGATCTGGGCCTGGCCCTGGTGCGGGAATCGCAGCACGCGTTGCGGGAGGATCTGCGGTTGCTGGTGATGTCCGCAACTCTGGATACCGGGCCGATTGCGCAAGTGCTTGGAGACGTTCCCGTAATAACCAGTGAAGGACGTGCGTTTCCGGTCGATGTTCATTACCGGCCATTGCCGCGCAATGGCCGCATGGTGGATCAGGTTACCGCTGTGGTTCGGGAGGCATTGGCTGATCAAAGCGGATCACTGCTGGTGTTTCTGCCCGGTGTGGGTGAGATACGTCGGGTTGAGCAACAGCTCCGTGCAAACCTGCCGGACCGGGTGATGCTTGCTCCGCTATACGGCAATCTGAAATCGGAGCAGCAGGACCAGGCAATCTCGCCGTCTTCCGAAGGCCAGCGCAAGGTGGTGTTGGCTACGGCTATTGCCGAAACCAGCCTGACCATTGAAGGGGTTCGGGTTGTTATCGATTGCGGTCAGCAGCGTCGGGCCGTGTTTGATCCCAACAGTGGCATGACCCGCCTGGTCACTGGCCGGGTATCCAGGGCCTCTGCGGAACAGCGTAAAGGCCGGGCCGGCCGGATGGAGCCCGGGGTCTGTTATCGATTGTGGAGCGAATCGGAACAGTTCGGATTGGCCGATTACACGCCGCCCGAAATTCTGGAGGCCGATCTGGCACCCTTGGTGCTGGAATTGGCCCAGTGGGGCGCGCGGGAAGCCGATGCCGTCGCCTGGATTGATAAGCCCCCTGCCGCCCATTGGAGGCAGGCTGTGGCTCTCCTGCAGTGGCTCGATCTGCTCGATTCAGGCGGAGCTATTACGGACCACGGCAAAGCGGCCCGGGAGCTGGGCATACACCCGCGACTGGCGCATATGGTGCTGAAAGGCCGTTCTATAGGGCTTGGAGGCGCGGCTGCGGCCGTAGCCGCCCTGCTGGAAGAGCGCGATCTCCTGGGCTCCGGAGCTGGTGCGGACATGCACGAGCGGGTTCGGGTGTTCTTCGGGGAACGGCGGGATCGCACGCTGGATGTCGCTCGCCTGAAGGCTGTACGCCAGTCGGCACGGCGCCTTTCCGGGCCCGGGGCGACTGAGGCAACACCGCCCACGGAGGCCGAGATCGGCCGATTGCTTTCCCTGGCCTATCCGGACCGTATTGCCAGGCGGCGATCGGATAAGGCGGCAAGGTATCAGCTCAGTAATGGCAAAGGTGCGGTACTGAGAGAGGGTGATCCCCTGGCCCGGCACGAGTGGCTGGTGGCGGCCGAGTTGGATGGCCAGGCCCGCGAAGCCACGATTTACCTGGCCGCGCCGGTGGACATTCCGGACCTGGAACTCGACCTGGCTGACCACATACAGGAGATCGAAGAGGCGCTGTGGGACGATAGCCAGGGTAAAATTCTGGCGCGGCGTGCGCGAAAACTGGGTGAACTCGTGCTTGAGGAAAAGCCCCTCGGCCGGGTGGATCCGGAACTGGTCCGGCAGGGGCTGCTCAGTGCGATTCGGAAGAAGGGCCTGGAAAGCCTGCCCTGGAGTGATGGCAGTCGCCAGTGGCGTGCCCGAATGAGGTTGCTCGCCAGAACCTTCCCGGATTCCGGCTGGCCGGACACCGATGACGCGGCGTTACTGGATAATCTCGAGGTTTGGCTGGGCCCGTTTCTGGTCGGCATGACCCGATGGTCCGATCTGGCCCGGATAGACCTGCTGGCGGCCCTTAACAGCCTGATTGATTACCCGGCCCAGCAGCAGCTTCAGAGTCTGGCGCCAACACGCCTGACCATACCGACCGGCCAGCAGGTGAGTCTGGATTACACCGCCGACAATGGACCGGTTCTGGCGGCCAAGCTCCAGGCGCTGTTTGGCTGGAAAGAAACCCCTGCCGTTGCCGGTGGGCGGGTACCGGTGGTGCTTCATCTGTTGTCCCCCGCACAACGGCCTCTGGCGGTCACCGCGGATCTGGCCAGTTTCTGGCGTAACGCCTACCCCGAGGTGCGCAAGGACATGCATGGACGGTATCCCAAGCATCCCTGGCCGGAAGATCCGTTTACCGCCGAGGCTCAGCAGGGCACGAAAAAACGCCCAACTCGCTGA
- a CDS encoding YjfB family protein, translating to MSDISSIAAASTQLNQQRVQEQAQLSVLKASLDMAQQGALQLLEGVTETAVATAGANPSDNVGTMIDVRA from the coding sequence ATGTCGGACATCAGCTCAATTGCCGCCGCCAGCACTCAACTGAATCAGCAACGCGTTCAGGAGCAGGCACAGCTTTCTGTCCTGAAAGCCTCCCTCGATATGGCCCAGCAGGGCGCCCTGCAGCTGCTTGAAGGCGTAACGGAAACGGCAGTAGCGACCGCCGGCGCTAATCCGTCTGACAACGTCGGCACTATGATCGACGTTCGCGCGTAG
- a CDS encoding CynX/NimT family MFS transporter yields the protein MAENQAATSPPPPAKLLPVAVLLWLAGVYLRIPVLVAPPLAPFISDELALTQALTGALTTLPILMLAIGSMPGSLAIARIGPRNTLALAMVIMVIGSAGRGLMPDTLTLMIASAVMGIGVSMMQPSLPALLPRWLEPHHLALGSAIYMNGMLMGEFIGAGITLPVLMPLLDNSWRATLVAWSLPALLVAAALFLPKRDRAKPVRKVAWLPDWHNPLTLRIGLLLGLSGSLFFGLNAYMGNLLQHQGQFDKLPDALFWYNLAQVFASLIMLKMARYWVGRRGAIATLASISLLGAIGAVMLTGWWSIVSATLMSLVAGMLLILLVAIPPLVVSSAETGRLSAGTFLVGYTVAFCVPMLGGVVADWTGDARHALMLMITYGLLVLPLAFTLNLERKKDQPES from the coding sequence GTGGCTGAAAACCAGGCCGCAACCTCACCGCCACCGCCAGCGAAGCTGCTGCCGGTGGCGGTGTTGCTTTGGCTGGCCGGCGTTTATCTTCGGATTCCGGTGCTGGTAGCACCACCCCTGGCGCCGTTCATCAGCGACGAACTGGCATTGACCCAGGCACTCACCGGCGCCCTGACCACCCTACCCATCCTGATGCTGGCCATTGGCTCCATGCCCGGCTCACTGGCCATTGCCCGGATTGGCCCCCGCAATACCCTGGCTCTGGCCATGGTGATCATGGTGATCGGCTCCGCCGGGCGCGGCCTGATGCCCGACACCCTGACCCTGATGATTGCGAGTGCCGTCATGGGCATCGGCGTCTCCATGATGCAACCGTCACTGCCGGCACTGCTGCCCCGGTGGCTGGAACCCCACCACCTCGCGTTAGGCTCGGCGATCTACATGAACGGCATGCTGATGGGAGAGTTCATCGGTGCCGGCATCACGCTGCCTGTGCTCATGCCCCTGCTAGACAACAGCTGGCGCGCCACCCTGGTGGCCTGGTCACTCCCGGCACTGCTGGTTGCCGCAGCCCTGTTCCTGCCCAAACGTGACCGGGCCAAACCGGTGCGAAAAGTGGCCTGGCTACCGGACTGGCATAACCCCTTGACCCTGAGAATCGGTCTACTGCTCGGCCTCTCCGGCTCGCTGTTTTTTGGCCTCAACGCGTACATGGGCAACCTGCTGCAGCATCAGGGCCAGTTCGACAAACTGCCGGACGCCCTATTCTGGTACAACCTTGCCCAGGTCTTCGCCTCCCTGATCATGCTGAAAATGGCGCGCTACTGGGTCGGCCGGCGTGGCGCCATCGCCACCCTGGCCAGCATCAGCCTGCTCGGCGCCATTGGCGCGGTCATGCTTACCGGCTGGTGGTCCATCGTCAGTGCCACCCTCATGAGCCTGGTCGCCGGCATGCTCCTGATCCTGCTCGTAGCGATACCCCCGCTGGTGGTCTCCTCCGCCGAAACTGGCCGCCTCTCCGCCGGCACCTTCCTGGTCGGTTACACCGTCGCTTTTTGCGTGCCCATGCTTGGCGGTGTCGTCGCCGACTGGACCGGCGATGCCCGCCACGCCCTGATGCTGATGATCACCTACGGCCTGCTGGTCTTGCCCCTGGCCTTTACCCTGAACCTGGAACGAAAAAAGGATCAGCCCGAAAGCTGA
- a CDS encoding twin transmembrane helix small protein, with amino-acid sequence MLKALIVFLMLSVVVSLFSGLFFLIKDGGKTNRVVNSLAVRVTLSILLLAVVLIALWNGSLTLNPTP; translated from the coding sequence ATGCTCAAAGCGCTTATTGTTTTCCTGATGCTTTCTGTGGTTGTGAGCCTTTTCAGTGGCCTGTTTTTTCTCATTAAAGACGGCGGCAAGACCAATCGGGTTGTTAACTCTCTGGCCGTCCGGGTGACGCTCAGCATACTGCTCCTGGCTGTGGTACTGATTGCTCTGTGGAACGGGAGCCTGACTCTTAATCCGACTCCCTGA
- a CDS encoding type III PLP-dependent enzyme, translated as MTEAANANIADYYEADTFKRIKDFADGKETPFVVIDTATIDRQYDELVEGFPYAKVYYAVKANPAPQVLTMLRDKGASFDIASVYELEKVMALGVTGERISYGNTIKKAKDIRTFYEKGVRMFATDSEADLRNIAKAAPGSKVYVRILTEGTLTADWPLSRKFGCQTDMAMDLLILARDLGLVPYGVSFHVGSQQREIGAWDAALSKVKVIFERLKEEDGIELKMINMGGGFPANYITRTNELKVYAEEIARFLHEDFGAELPEIIIEPGRSLISNAGVLVSEVVLISRKSRTALHRWVFTDVGKFSGLIETLDEAIKFPIWTEKVGEGEDCVIAGPTCDSADIMYEHHKYPLPLNLAIGDRMYWLSTGAYTTTYSAIEFNGFPPLKDYYI; from the coding sequence ATGACCGAAGCCGCTAACGCCAATATCGCCGATTACTACGAAGCCGACACGTTCAAGCGCATCAAGGACTTTGCCGACGGCAAGGAAACTCCGTTTGTGGTGATCGATACCGCAACGATTGACCGTCAGTACGACGAGCTGGTCGAGGGTTTCCCCTACGCCAAGGTTTACTACGCAGTGAAAGCCAACCCGGCTCCGCAAGTTCTGACCATGCTGCGCGACAAGGGTGCCTCTTTCGATATCGCGTCGGTGTACGAGCTGGAAAAGGTGATGGCCCTGGGTGTGACCGGTGAGCGGATCAGCTACGGCAATACCATCAAGAAGGCGAAGGACATTCGCACCTTCTACGAGAAAGGCGTTCGTATGTTTGCCACCGACTCGGAGGCAGACCTTCGCAACATCGCCAAGGCGGCCCCGGGCTCGAAAGTGTATGTGCGTATCCTGACCGAAGGTACCCTGACGGCAGACTGGCCGCTGTCCCGCAAGTTCGGCTGCCAGACCGACATGGCCATGGACCTGCTGATCCTTGCCCGTGACCTGGGCCTGGTGCCCTACGGCGTGTCGTTTCACGTCGGTTCCCAGCAGCGCGAGATTGGCGCCTGGGATGCGGCCCTGAGCAAGGTGAAGGTGATTTTCGAGCGTCTGAAGGAAGAAGACGGTATCGAGCTGAAGATGATCAACATGGGCGGTGGTTTCCCGGCCAACTACATCACTCGCACCAATGAGCTGAAGGTGTACGCGGAGGAGATTGCCCGCTTCCTGCACGAGGATTTTGGTGCGGAGCTGCCGGAGATCATCATCGAGCCGGGCCGATCGCTGATTTCCAACGCCGGTGTTCTGGTGAGCGAGGTGGTTCTGATTTCCCGGAAATCCCGTACTGCCCTGCATCGCTGGGTGTTTACCGATGTGGGCAAGTTTTCAGGCCTGATCGAGACGCTGGATGAGGCGATCAAGTTTCCGATCTGGACGGAAAAGGTGGGCGAGGGCGAGGACTGTGTGATTGCCGGGCCGACCTGTGACAGTGCCGATATCATGTATGAGCATCATAAGTATCCGTTGCCGTTGAATCTGGCGATCGGGGATCGGATGTACTGGCTGTCTACCGGAGCCTATACGACGACCTACAGTGCCATTGAGTTTAATGGGTTTCCTCCGTTGAAGGACTATTACATCTGA
- a CDS encoding SURF1 family protein: MSDSQGKHRQWQFDWRLLVFSGVFLPVLVSLGVWQLNRAAEKQLMLDQWQEEAENLAWPDMVSGNLTSGRPVTLTGMYGGRNWLLDNRTREGAPGYEILTEFRPLDGPPVLINRGWVQAPRTRNQLPEIATPEGIFTLQGRISDYPVPPVLVDQPAADGQWPRRVQSLSEQAARQEIPELTGKIVRLSGERQPGAYRADWQPDLMGPQTHYGYATQWFALAVALTILTVVASYRKTGANNDNDNG; this comes from the coding sequence ATGTCTGATTCGCAGGGCAAACACCGCCAATGGCAGTTTGACTGGCGGCTGCTGGTGTTCAGTGGGGTCTTCCTTCCGGTGTTGGTAAGCCTGGGTGTCTGGCAGCTGAACAGGGCCGCCGAAAAACAGCTTATGCTGGACCAATGGCAGGAGGAAGCTGAAAACCTGGCATGGCCAGACATGGTATCCGGCAATCTGACCAGCGGCCGGCCTGTGACATTGACCGGAATGTACGGGGGCAGAAACTGGCTTCTGGATAACCGGACTCGCGAGGGCGCACCCGGCTATGAAATTCTTACCGAGTTTCGCCCTCTTGACGGGCCACCGGTGCTGATCAATCGCGGTTGGGTTCAGGCGCCTCGTACACGTAACCAGCTCCCGGAAATAGCCACGCCAGAAGGCATTTTCACCCTGCAAGGGCGGATCAGCGATTACCCGGTGCCTCCGGTACTGGTGGATCAGCCGGCTGCAGACGGACAATGGCCTCGCCGAGTGCAAAGTCTTTCCGAGCAGGCCGCGCGGCAGGAGATCCCGGAACTTACGGGCAAAATCGTGCGACTTTCCGGAGAGCGCCAGCCCGGTGCATACCGTGCGGATTGGCAACCGGACCTGATGGGGCCGCAAACTCATTACGGATATGCCACGCAATGGTTTGCGCTGGCCGTGGCGCTGACTATATTGACTGTAGTGGCGAGTTACCGAAAGACAGGAGCCAATAATGACAATGACAATGGCTAA